One Streptomyces hundungensis DNA segment encodes these proteins:
- a CDS encoding NF041680 family putative transposase codes for MSLVHQGVLRDAFAEVSHFRSELYACLTARGDALFELCDALLCTDGPVRTLVDLALAPEHRRGHGALYGGLNQGRIDVARLRRALAGAPLPRAVDGRLVLAVDVSPWLRPDANTCADRAFCHTFGRGEGKHQMVPGWPYSVVAALETGRTSWTAVLDAVRLDPGADVAAVTTVQLREVIERLVAAGQWKQGDPHVLVVLDAGYDAPRIAHLLGDLPVEILGRLRSDRVMRRPTPSLKEYALSYPQGGRPPKHGGEFVFGDPATWGTEQAVTVTDTRRYGKATAQAWDRLHPRLTRRAAWLDHDGPLPLIEGTVIRLVVEKLPSGGVNKPVWLWWSGTDATTGDVDRCWQSFLRRFDIEHTFRLFKQTLGWTKPRLRSSEAADRWTWLVIAAYAQLRLARPLAADLRRPWEKPTEPNRLTPARVRRGFRNLRTKTGTPTGAPKPSRPGPGRPPGSKNRHPAPRHDVGRVLATGEAYTRPAHHKVGTKPRRTA; via the coding sequence GTGAGTTTGGTGCATCAGGGCGTCCTGCGGGATGCGTTCGCGGAAGTCTCACACTTCCGGTCGGAGCTGTATGCGTGTCTGACCGCGCGGGGCGACGCATTATTCGAGTTATGCGACGCGCTGCTGTGCACGGACGGGCCGGTGCGGACACTGGTCGATCTCGCGCTCGCTCCCGAACACCGCCGTGGTCACGGAGCTCTGTACGGCGGACTCAACCAGGGACGGATCGATGTCGCCCGGCTGCGTCGGGCCCTGGCCGGGGCGCCGCTGCCCAGGGCGGTGGACGGTCGGCTCGTGCTGGCGGTGGATGTCTCGCCGTGGCTCCGGCCGGACGCCAACACCTGTGCCGACCGGGCCTTTTGCCACACGTTCGGCCGGGGTGAGGGCAAGCATCAGATGGTGCCTGGCTGGCCTTACTCGGTGGTGGCCGCGCTGGAGACCGGCCGCACGTCCTGGACAGCGGTGCTGGACGCTGTGCGCCTGGACCCCGGCGCCGACGTCGCCGCGGTGACCACGGTCCAGCTCCGCGAGGTCATCGAACGGCTCGTCGCCGCCGGCCAGTGGAAGCAGGGAGACCCCCATGTCCTGGTAGTGCTGGACGCCGGATACGACGCGCCCCGCATCGCTCACCTGCTGGGCGACCTGCCCGTCGAGATCCTGGGCCGACTGCGGTCGGACCGGGTGATGCGCCGACCGACGCCCTCGCTCAAGGAGTACGCCCTGTCCTATCCCCAAGGCGGGCGACCGCCGAAGCACGGCGGCGAGTTCGTCTTCGGCGACCCGGCAACCTGGGGCACCGAGCAGGCCGTGACGGTCACCGACACTCGCCGCTACGGGAAGGCGACCGCGCAGGCGTGGGACCGGCTGCATCCGAGGCTGACACGTCGGGCGGCCTGGCTCGACCACGACGGCCCGCTTCCTCTCATCGAGGGCACTGTCATCCGTCTGGTCGTGGAGAAGCTGCCCAGCGGCGGGGTCAACAAGCCGGTCTGGCTGTGGTGGTCGGGCACCGACGCCACCACGGGCGACGTGGACCGCTGCTGGCAGTCCTTCCTCCGCCGCTTCGACATCGAGCACACATTCCGCCTGTTCAAGCAGACGCTCGGATGGACCAAGCCCCGGCTTCGCAGCTCGGAAGCAGCCGACAGGTGGACCTGGCTGGTGATCGCCGCCTATGCCCAGCTCCGGCTCGCCCGCCCGCTGGCCGCCGACCTCCGGCGTCCCTGGGAGAAGCCAACCGAGCCGAACAGACTTACTCCTGCCCGCGTCCGACGGGGGTTTAGGAACCTGCGCACGAAGACCGGCACTCCTACCGGTGCACCGAAACCGTCCCGCCCTGGACCCGGCCGTCCGCCGGGCTCAAAGAACCGTCACCCCGCCCCCCGTCATGACGTGGGCAGAGTCCTCGCGACCGGCGAGGCGTATACCCGTCCCGCCCATCACAAGGTGGGCACCAAGCCTCGCCGCACAGCGTGA
- a CDS encoding arsenate reductase family protein, translating to MEIWINPACSKCRSAVDLLDAEGADYTVRRYLEDVPSPEEIRAVLDRLGLEPWDITRTQEAAAKELGLKDWPRDADARERWVAALAEHPKLIQRPIITADDGTAVVGRTDDAVRDALSR from the coding sequence ATGGAGATCTGGATCAATCCGGCCTGCTCGAAGTGCCGCAGCGCGGTGGACCTGCTGGACGCGGAGGGCGCCGACTACACGGTGCGCCGTTACCTGGAGGACGTGCCTTCGCCCGAGGAGATCCGGGCCGTGCTCGACCGGCTCGGCCTCGAACCGTGGGACATCACCCGCACCCAGGAGGCCGCCGCCAAGGAGCTCGGCCTCAAGGACTGGCCGCGCGACGCGGACGCCCGTGAGCGCTGGGTCGCGGCGCTCGCCGAGCACCCCAAGCTGATCCAGCGCCCCATCATCACGGCGGACGACGGCACGGCCGTGGTGGGCCGCACCGACGACGCCGTACGCGACGCCCTGTCCCGCTAG
- a CDS encoding metalloregulator ArsR/SmtB family transcription factor — protein sequence MHLVPAERAGHRIIDGHRVCDAVAAIGDPDRVRAWADRFSLLADANRLALLLALHRAGPLAVSDLAVATGMRDPAVSQALRLLRAAGAVAGEKEGRVVRYRVVDEATARLLDEYAANAPV from the coding sequence ATGCATCTCGTCCCCGCCGAACGCGCCGGCCACCGCATCATCGACGGCCACCGGGTCTGCGACGCCGTCGCGGCCATCGGTGACCCGGACCGGGTGCGCGCCTGGGCCGACCGGTTCTCGCTGCTCGCCGACGCCAACCGGCTCGCCCTGCTCCTCGCTCTGCACCGGGCGGGCCCGCTGGCCGTCTCCGATCTCGCGGTGGCGACGGGCATGCGCGACCCGGCCGTCTCCCAGGCCCTTCGACTGCTCCGGGCGGCCGGAGCGGTCGCCGGCGAGAAGGAGGGGCGGGTGGTGCGCTATCGCGTGGTCGACGAGGCGACCGCGCGGCTCCTCGACGAGTACGCGGCGAACGCGCCGGTCTGA
- a CDS encoding HoxN/HupN/NixA family nickel/cobalt transporter, with translation MTLPVRTSPDTGAPVVPSFRWRREDTVRTAVLLAVIAALHVVAFGVLFLLVAPEHYAVGTKTYGVGLGITAYTLGMRHAFDADHIAAIDNTTRKLMADGKRPVSVGFWFALGHSSVVVVLAALVAGGAQLAGVLLNEDSSTHQVLGVVGTTVSGSFLYLIAALNLVALFGILKVFRAMRSGAYDERELEAHLDSRGFMNRILRRFTQSISRPGQMFPLGFLFGLGFDTATEVTLMVMAGTGAAAGLPWYAILCLPLLFAAGMSLFDTLDGTFMNFAYQWAFSNPVRKVYYNLTITGLSIAVAFFIGTIELVGVLHKKLDLTDPVSGWVASLNLDNVGFVIVGLFVVVWGAALAYWRFGKVEQKWAGAA, from the coding sequence ATGACCCTGCCCGTCCGCACGTCCCCCGATACGGGCGCCCCCGTGGTGCCCTCCTTCCGCTGGCGGCGCGAGGACACCGTGCGCACCGCCGTCCTCCTCGCGGTGATAGCCGCCCTCCATGTCGTCGCCTTCGGCGTCCTGTTCCTGCTCGTGGCCCCCGAGCACTACGCCGTCGGCACCAAGACGTACGGCGTCGGCCTCGGCATCACCGCGTACACGCTCGGCATGCGGCACGCCTTCGACGCCGACCACATCGCGGCCATCGACAACACCACCCGCAAGCTGATGGCGGACGGCAAGCGGCCGGTCTCCGTCGGCTTCTGGTTCGCGCTCGGCCACTCCAGCGTCGTGGTCGTCCTGGCCGCCCTGGTGGCGGGCGGCGCGCAGCTCGCCGGCGTCCTCCTGAACGAGGACTCCAGCACCCACCAGGTGCTCGGCGTCGTCGGAACCACCGTCTCCGGTTCCTTCCTGTACCTGATCGCCGCCCTCAACCTGGTGGCGCTCTTCGGCATCCTGAAGGTGTTCCGCGCGATGCGGTCGGGCGCGTACGACGAGCGGGAACTCGAAGCCCACCTGGACTCGCGGGGATTCATGAACCGCATCCTGCGCCGCTTCACCCAGTCCATATCCCGGCCCGGCCAGATGTTCCCGCTGGGCTTCCTCTTCGGCCTGGGCTTCGACACCGCGACCGAGGTCACCCTGATGGTGATGGCCGGAACGGGCGCCGCCGCCGGGCTGCCCTGGTACGCGATCCTGTGCCTGCCCCTGCTGTTCGCCGCCGGGATGAGCCTGTTCGACACCCTCGACGGCACGTTCATGAACTTCGCCTACCAGTGGGCGTTCTCCAACCCGGTGCGCAAGGTCTACTACAACCTCACCATCACGGGCCTCTCGATCGCGGTGGCCTTCTTCATCGGCACCATCGAGCTCGTCGGCGTCCTGCACAAGAAGCTGGACCTCACCGACCCGGTCAGCGGCTGGGTGGCGTCCCTGAACCTGGACAACGTCGGCTTCGTCATCGTCGGCCTGTTCGTGGTGGTGTGGGGGGCGGCCCTGGCGTACTGGCGGTTCGGCAAGGTCGAGCAGAAGTGGGCGGGCGCCGCCTGA
- a CDS encoding LysR family transcriptional regulator, producing MDLRQLEYFVAVAEERNFTRAAERVHISQSGVSAQIRQLERELGAELFDRSARTAALTTAGKAALDHARAALAAAGAVRQAVGEVTELIRGRLSIGMVIGCTVTPLFDALAAFHRAHPGVEISLVEDHSDRLVDGVRASTLDLALIGTPTAAHEGLDALTIIEERLVAAVPAEHPLARQDRVTLRDLCAYPIVCMPPGTGLRAVFDRVCAAQSLHPTIALQAGAADAIADLAARGLGVAVLSESMAAHYRDRLTARLIDDAETPAFLSLVWKHSPSPAVRAFLAHGRRAFGISGTA from the coding sequence ATGGACTTGAGGCAGCTCGAATACTTCGTCGCGGTCGCCGAGGAGCGGAACTTCACCCGGGCCGCCGAGCGGGTGCACATCAGCCAGTCGGGCGTCAGCGCCCAAATCCGGCAGCTGGAGCGGGAGTTGGGGGCCGAGCTGTTCGACCGGTCGGCCCGCACCGCCGCGCTCACCACCGCCGGAAAGGCCGCCCTCGACCACGCCCGGGCCGCGCTCGCCGCCGCCGGGGCGGTCCGTCAGGCCGTGGGCGAGGTGACCGAGCTGATCCGGGGCCGGCTGAGCATCGGCATGGTCATCGGCTGCACCGTCACGCCGCTGTTCGACGCCCTCGCCGCGTTCCACCGGGCCCATCCCGGCGTCGAGATCTCACTTGTGGAGGACCATTCCGACCGGCTCGTCGACGGGGTGCGCGCCAGCACCCTGGACCTCGCGCTCATCGGGACGCCGACCGCCGCCCACGAGGGCCTTGACGCCCTGACGATCATCGAGGAGCGGCTCGTCGCGGCGGTCCCGGCCGAGCACCCCCTCGCCAGGCAGGACCGGGTCACCCTGCGCGATCTCTGCGCGTACCCGATCGTGTGCATGCCACCGGGGACGGGGCTGCGGGCCGTCTTCGACCGGGTCTGCGCCGCGCAGTCCCTGCACCCGACGATCGCGCTGCAAGCCGGCGCCGCGGACGCCATCGCCGACCTCGCCGCCCGCGGGCTCGGCGTCGCCGTTCTCAGCGAGTCGATGGCCGCGCACTACCGTGACCGGCTCACCGCCCGGCTCATCGACGACGCCGAGACGCCCGCCTTCCTCTCCCTCGTCTGGAAGCACTCCCCCAGTCCCGCGGTGCGTGCGTTCCTCGCGCACGGCCGGCGGGCGTTCGGCATCTCGGGCACGGCCTGA
- a CDS encoding YybH family protein, whose protein sequence is MSQYEKAMRPEDITRLFVERSNAGDAAGVAALYEEDAVLAYPPGSRTVGREAIRELWEKVLAHRPHFEQEQPLPTLLNGDLALTATPPKDGTGARAQVARRQPDGSWLRVLDQPEFVSRGE, encoded by the coding sequence ATGTCGCAGTACGAGAAGGCCATGCGACCCGAGGACATCACGCGCTTGTTCGTCGAGCGGTCCAACGCCGGCGACGCGGCCGGGGTCGCCGCGCTCTACGAGGAGGACGCGGTGCTGGCCTACCCGCCGGGCAGCCGCACGGTGGGCCGCGAGGCGATCCGCGAACTCTGGGAGAAGGTGCTCGCCCACCGCCCCCACTTCGAACAGGAGCAGCCCCTGCCGACCCTGCTCAACGGCGACCTCGCCCTCACGGCAACCCCCCCGAAGGACGGCACCGGCGCCCGCGCCCAGGTAGCCCGCCGCCAGCCCGACGGCAGCTGGCTCCGCGTACTGGACCAGCCGGAGTTCGTTTCGCGGGGGGAGTGA
- a CDS encoding caspase family protein, translating into MFPDPGVSKAVLIGTSTYDILEDLPAVSNNLSSLAEVLTGPTSWGLGNDACAVLSNPFSAATAMNPLREACATARDTLLVYYAGHGLVTPEGDLYLGLPQSQQHRVETGIPYSWVRSALLEGQAERTVVILDCCYGGLALGTMGPSELAAQADVEGTYLITAASENRQALAPPGERHTAFTGELLTLLSSGIVGGPEHLDLDSVFRALRRALPAKGRPVPQGRERNSNGRLALAWNPAFSRAPVTDLPSAGRISQRTWPDPATVHTVEGFVSALARVRVIGALTHTAISHRSGGQISAGTVSKLLNRKDLPLTWRTIGIYLSACGLPDEHLDDWQACWEQLRSAPLPTAVSAAGEAQNPRPRVRPFWGRTVRKLVGRRPCD; encoded by the coding sequence GTGTTTCCGGATCCCGGGGTTTCGAAGGCGGTGTTGATCGGCACGAGCACGTACGACATCCTCGAAGACCTCCCCGCCGTCTCCAACAACCTCAGCTCCCTGGCGGAGGTGCTTACGGGGCCGACATCGTGGGGTCTTGGCAACGACGCCTGTGCCGTGCTGTCCAACCCTTTCAGCGCGGCGACGGCGATGAACCCGCTGCGCGAGGCCTGCGCCACGGCCAGGGACACTCTGCTCGTGTACTACGCGGGGCATGGGCTGGTCACGCCAGAGGGCGACCTCTACCTGGGACTGCCGCAGTCACAGCAGCACCGGGTCGAAACGGGGATTCCGTACAGCTGGGTCCGCAGCGCACTACTGGAGGGGCAGGCGGAGCGGACCGTCGTCATTCTCGACTGCTGTTACGGCGGGTTGGCTTTGGGAACCATGGGGCCCTCGGAGTTGGCTGCGCAGGCCGATGTCGAAGGAACATACTTGATCACAGCGGCCTCGGAGAACCGTCAGGCACTCGCCCCACCCGGAGAGCGCCACACCGCCTTCACCGGAGAGCTGCTCACCCTCCTGAGTTCCGGGATCGTGGGCGGCCCCGAACACCTGGATCTCGATAGCGTCTTCCGCGCGCTGCGTAGGGCACTCCCGGCCAAGGGCCGTCCGGTTCCGCAAGGGAGGGAGCGCAACAGCAATGGGCGGCTCGCGTTGGCCTGGAATCCCGCGTTCAGCAGGGCCCCTGTAACCGACCTCCCGAGTGCTGGGCGTATCAGCCAACGCACGTGGCCGGACCCGGCGACCGTCCACACCGTGGAGGGATTCGTCAGCGCGTTGGCGCGGGTCCGCGTCATTGGCGCCCTTACGCACACAGCCATCAGCCACCGTTCCGGCGGGCAGATCTCCGCCGGGACCGTCAGCAAGCTCCTCAACCGCAAGGATCTGCCCCTGACATGGCGGACGATCGGGATCTATCTCTCAGCGTGCGGGCTGCCTGACGAGCATTTGGATGACTGGCAGGCCTGCTGGGAACAGCTCCGGTCGGCTCCCCTGCCTACAGCCGTGTCCGCAGCCGGAGAGGCACAGAACCCCAGACCTCGCGTCCGGCCCTTCTGGGGGCGAACTGTCCGCAAGCTAGTGGGACGGCGTCCCTGTGACTGA
- a CDS encoding effector-associated constant component EACC1, translating to MRVEIRVEPADDELRSLLSWLRRDPDLRRTASVEMCEQAPRPGEMGAVADIVQLVTENGWSAANFALTLAAWKQTRPRASRVTVRHEDLVDALTDCSDEEIERITQLLRVARRNDEEGSAG from the coding sequence ATGCGCGTGGAGATTCGTGTAGAGCCGGCGGACGACGAGCTGCGCTCCCTGCTGAGCTGGCTCCGCCGGGACCCCGACCTTCGGCGTACAGCCAGCGTGGAGATGTGTGAGCAGGCTCCGCGCCCAGGCGAAATGGGGGCAGTCGCCGACATCGTGCAGTTGGTCACGGAGAACGGCTGGAGTGCCGCCAACTTCGCCCTGACGCTTGCTGCCTGGAAGCAGACACGTCCACGCGCCTCTCGCGTGACGGTCCGGCACGAGGATCTCGTTGACGCCCTGACCGATTGCAGTGACGAGGAGATCGAACGCATCACACAGCTCCTCCGCGTCGCTAGGCGCAACGATGAGGAAGGTTCGGCCGGTTGA
- a CDS encoding restriction endonuclease, with protein MKQASSVPNLLCRKDEMFPLTLGLIRMIESGGVADLDARPSLANIESPRTWRQYSYALRQMGLVETGRGALRLTAEGSDLLADETRSRLASLLAGRTRLFTEALGLLVRKPMTVEEVNSELIDAYNLDWTSVENTRMRTTWLEVLGMIEWLGERKLGATSDGHAFFAATDIVTPQALAIHSSGEVIDLPGVPEEVAALLEQLVASQGAQEARSTYNIWVPSPKSDPNKIENMRTCIAAATAPIEKEALLRFIADRFGLKRSSVDSMLPFMRAAGLLQEVMRGVFAATPAAKAWLQSGSDIDFIRILHAKMRFVGEIIRAANTKVLRNDVYREGVEYGLNKDKVRWRIAFLVEAGLLVETSWSSVQATAVGLRLVHTLPLAAPRRLEAATEFEPASTQPVLTTPDEVARITEALKRTSADPSADGAAPGSAFERCIESAFRHMGFHAQRISGPGDTDILVQWYGHGGSLRTAVVEGKSTSSGRVAHTQVSDVAIDTHKEKRSAQYVAIIGPDFSGDTIKNMAQKRQWALITAEELARVVSSCEALGLRPADVAILFEVPNGLSRLIELIDIRQRELDTLALVISRLKIESETEEAVSARDIALMERGSQLAPNVDELLETFRLFDRLDLDIVRSVEDVHDPRYATFRIGDARPAAKRLRALAAAIERGLQQGGG; from the coding sequence ATGAAGCAGGCGTCCTCTGTACCGAACCTCCTCTGTCGGAAAGACGAAATGTTCCCGCTGACTCTCGGGCTGATCCGGATGATTGAGAGCGGTGGAGTTGCCGATCTCGACGCGCGTCCATCACTGGCAAACATTGAGTCTCCGAGAACCTGGCGGCAGTACTCGTACGCGCTGCGCCAGATGGGACTGGTCGAGACTGGAAGGGGTGCCCTACGTCTGACCGCTGAGGGTTCCGACCTGCTCGCAGACGAGACTCGCTCACGCCTCGCTTCTCTGCTCGCTGGTCGGACCCGGCTGTTCACAGAGGCGCTCGGACTACTGGTACGTAAGCCGATGACAGTCGAAGAGGTAAATTCCGAGCTGATTGATGCATATAATCTCGACTGGACAAGCGTAGAAAATACGCGCATGCGGACGACGTGGCTCGAAGTCCTGGGGATGATCGAGTGGCTCGGAGAGCGGAAGTTGGGGGCGACTTCAGACGGCCATGCATTCTTTGCCGCCACGGACATCGTGACACCTCAAGCCTTGGCGATCCACAGCTCCGGCGAAGTGATCGATCTCCCTGGTGTTCCAGAGGAGGTAGCCGCACTTTTGGAACAGCTAGTCGCAAGCCAGGGCGCCCAGGAAGCCAGAAGTACCTACAACATTTGGGTTCCGAGTCCGAAGAGTGACCCCAATAAGATTGAGAACATGCGCACGTGTATTGCGGCGGCCACAGCTCCTATTGAAAAGGAGGCGCTGCTGAGATTCATTGCGGATCGGTTCGGCCTGAAGCGCAGTAGCGTTGATTCGATGTTGCCGTTCATGCGAGCTGCTGGACTTCTGCAAGAAGTGATGCGCGGGGTATTCGCCGCGACTCCGGCAGCCAAGGCTTGGTTGCAGTCGGGATCGGATATTGATTTTATTCGGATTCTTCACGCGAAAATGAGATTCGTCGGCGAGATTATTCGCGCAGCAAATACTAAAGTTCTGCGGAACGATGTATATCGAGAAGGTGTTGAGTACGGCCTGAACAAGGACAAGGTGCGCTGGCGCATCGCGTTCCTGGTTGAGGCGGGTCTCCTAGTCGAAACGTCTTGGTCTTCGGTTCAAGCTACAGCGGTCGGGCTACGCCTCGTTCACACGCTTCCCCTGGCCGCGCCGCGTCGGCTCGAGGCCGCTACGGAATTCGAGCCCGCGTCGACACAGCCAGTACTCACCACGCCGGACGAAGTCGCACGCATCACTGAGGCGTTGAAGCGTACCTCTGCCGACCCATCTGCCGATGGGGCTGCGCCGGGTTCAGCTTTTGAACGGTGCATCGAGAGTGCGTTCCGCCACATGGGTTTTCATGCGCAGCGAATTAGCGGTCCTGGCGATACGGATATTCTGGTGCAGTGGTATGGCCATGGCGGGTCCCTGCGGACTGCGGTTGTGGAGGGAAAGTCGACGTCCTCTGGGAGAGTCGCCCACACTCAGGTTAGTGATGTGGCTATCGATACACACAAGGAAAAGCGTTCGGCGCAGTACGTTGCGATCATCGGCCCGGATTTCAGCGGCGACACCATCAAGAATATGGCGCAGAAAAGACAGTGGGCGCTCATCACGGCTGAGGAGCTGGCGCGCGTCGTCAGTTCCTGCGAGGCCCTGGGTCTCAGGCCAGCGGACGTCGCAATACTTTTCGAGGTGCCTAATGGTTTGTCCAGGCTGATCGAACTGATCGACATCCGGCAGCGCGAACTAGACACTCTGGCCCTCGTGATTTCTCGACTGAAGATTGAGTCGGAAACGGAGGAAGCTGTTTCGGCCCGCGATATTGCGCTGATGGAGCGCGGTTCACAGCTGGCCCCGAATGTTGACGAGCTACTCGAAACATTCAGGCTATTCGATCGCCTCGACTTGGACATTGTGCGGAGTGTCGAGGACGTACACGACCCGCGTTACGCGACGTTTCGCATTGGTGATGCGCGTCCGGCGGCGAAGCGATTGCGCGCTCTTGCGGCTGCGATCGAGAGGGGCCTCCAGCAGGGCGGCGGCTGA
- the glnA gene encoding type I glutamate--ammonia ligase produces MFQNADDAKKFIADNDVKFVDVRFCDLPGVMQHFTIPAKAFDPAEELAFDGSSIRGFQAIHESDMALRADLSTARLDPFRKDKTVNINFFIHDPITGEQYSRDPRNIAKKAEAYLASTGIADTAYFGPEAEFYVFDNVRFQTSANESFYHIDSEAGAWNTGSTENNRGYKVRYKGGYFPAPPVDHFADLRAEISLELENSGLQVERQHHEVGTAGQAEINYKFNTLLAAADDLMLFKYIVKNVAWRNGKTATFMPKPIFGDNGSGMHVHQSLWAGGDPLFYDEQGYAGLSDMARYYIGGILKHAPSLLAFTNPTVNSYHRLVPGFEAPVNMVYSQRNRSAAMRIPITGSNPKAKRVEFRAPDPSSNPYLAFSALLLAGLDGIKNKIEPAEPIDKDLYELAPEEHAGVQQVPTSLPAVLDALEADNEYLQAGGVFTSDLIETWIDYKRTAEIAPIQLRPHPHEFELYFDL; encoded by the coding sequence ATGTTCCAGAACGCCGACGACGCGAAGAAGTTCATCGCGGACAACGACGTGAAGTTCGTCGACGTCCGGTTCTGTGACCTGCCGGGCGTGATGCAGCACTTCACGATCCCCGCGAAGGCGTTCGACCCGGCCGAGGAGCTCGCCTTCGACGGCTCGTCGATCCGTGGTTTCCAGGCCATCCACGAGTCCGACATGGCTCTCCGCGCGGACCTGTCGACGGCACGCCTCGACCCGTTCCGCAAGGACAAGACGGTCAACATCAACTTCTTCATCCACGACCCGATCACGGGCGAGCAGTACAGCCGCGACCCGCGCAACATCGCCAAGAAGGCCGAGGCCTACCTCGCCTCCACCGGCATCGCGGACACCGCGTACTTCGGCCCCGAGGCGGAGTTCTACGTCTTCGACAACGTCCGCTTCCAGACGTCGGCGAACGAGAGCTTCTACCACATCGACTCCGAGGCCGGCGCCTGGAACACCGGGTCGACGGAGAACAACCGCGGCTACAAGGTCCGTTACAAGGGCGGTTACTTCCCCGCCCCGCCGGTCGACCACTTCGCCGACCTGCGTGCCGAGATCTCCCTGGAGCTGGAGAACTCCGGCCTCCAGGTCGAGCGCCAGCACCACGAGGTGGGCACGGCCGGCCAGGCCGAGATCAACTACAAGTTCAACACGCTGCTCGCCGCGGCCGACGACCTGATGCTCTTCAAGTACATCGTGAAGAACGTCGCCTGGCGCAACGGCAAGACCGCCACCTTCATGCCGAAGCCGATCTTCGGCGACAACGGCTCGGGCATGCACGTCCACCAGTCCCTGTGGGCCGGCGGCGACCCGCTGTTCTACGACGAGCAGGGCTACGCGGGCCTCTCGGACATGGCGCGCTACTACATCGGCGGCATCCTCAAGCACGCCCCGTCGCTGCTGGCCTTCACCAACCCGACGGTGAACTCCTACCACCGCCTGGTCCCCGGTTTCGAGGCCCCGGTCAACATGGTGTACTCGCAGCGCAACCGCTCCGCCGCGATGCGCATCCCGATCACGGGCTCCAACCCGAAGGCCAAGCGCGTCGAGTTCCGCGCCCCGGACCCGTCCTCCAACCCGTACCTCGCCTTCTCGGCGCTGCTGCTCGCGGGCCTCGACGGCATCAAGAACAAGATCGAGCCGGCCGAGCCGATCGACAAGGACCTCTACGAGCTGGCCCCCGAGGAGCACGCGGGCGTCCAGCAGGTCCCGACCTCGCTCCCGGCCGTCCTGGACGCCCTTGAGGCGGACAACGAGTACCTCCAGGCCGGCGGTGTCTTCACCTCCGACCTGATCGAGACCTGGATCGACTACAAGCGCACGGCGGAAATCGCCCCGATCCAACTCCGCCCGCACCCGCACGAGTTCGAGCTGTACTTCGACCTGTAG
- a CDS encoding RDD family protein produces the protein MDNRQAIGSWLSGPRAAAEEMGVDFGYRGQRLGLPKDGPGSVAPLGRRFGAIFIDWGLCALIAYGLLAHGDTRAANNWALLLFLVLGVLTVGTVGFTPGKRLLGLRVVAEEGGRLGLVRVTLRTVLLCLAIPALIWDRDGRGLHDRLARAVQVRI, from the coding sequence GTGGACAACAGGCAAGCAATCGGATCGTGGCTCTCGGGACCCCGCGCGGCCGCCGAGGAGATGGGCGTCGACTTCGGCTACCGGGGCCAGCGGCTCGGTCTGCCCAAGGACGGGCCCGGCTCCGTGGCCCCGCTCGGCCGGCGCTTCGGCGCCATCTTCATCGACTGGGGCCTGTGCGCCCTGATCGCCTACGGGCTGCTCGCCCACGGCGACACGCGCGCCGCCAACAACTGGGCGCTGCTGCTGTTCCTCGTGCTGGGCGTACTGACGGTCGGGACCGTCGGGTTCACCCCGGGCAAGCGCCTGCTCGGCCTGCGGGTGGTGGCGGAGGAGGGCGGCCGGCTCGGCCTCGTCCGCGTCACGCTTCGCACCGTACTGCTGTGCCTGGCGATCCCCGCGCTGATCTGGGACCGCGACGGCCGCGGCCTGCACGACCGCCTCGCCCGCGCGGTCCAGGTCAGGATCTGA